Part of the Tamandua tetradactyla isolate mTamTet1 chromosome 11, mTamTet1.pri, whole genome shotgun sequence genome, GTTAGGGCTGAGAGCCCATTCTACAgaaaggaagctgaggctcagggagaGGCTGGCCTGGGGCCACACCATGGGAGGAGCAGAGGCAAGTGAGAAAGGGGTTCCTTCCCTGCAAAAAGCTATTTGGATAGTGAATGGGGTGCAGGGTACCGGCCTGGGGAGGCACCCCAGGCTGATGGGGGGAGACCCCTTCCTCCAGAAACTCCACCTGCTAGAGGGTGGCCCAAATACACTGCCAACTGCTCCTGGCAGGTGGGTAGGGGTTGCCCCTGAGACATGGCCCCAAGGACAGGGTAGGAGCCTGGGGACCCGGCTGACTGGCCCGGACTGCGCCCCCGCAGTGATGGTGGCCACCCAGCAGGAGATGAACGACGCACAGCTGAAGCTGGATCAGCGCGACTACTGCGCGCACTACCTCATCCGGCTGCTCAAGTGCAAGCGCGACAGCTTCCCCAACTTCCTGGCCTGCAAGCACGAGCAGCACGACTGGGACTACTGCGAGCACCTCGAGTGAGTGACCCCCCCCATCTGCTGTTCAGCCGCCTGGGGCCCCCTGGTGTCCTCTGAGCCGGGGGCTGCCCTAAGGCTGCCAGACCAGCGTGAGGCCTTCTCCCAGATCTGGGACACCTACCTCAGACTCAGCCATGGGGGCATGAGCTGCAGCCTGACACCCCTCTTTGCTCTGCCCCCAGCTATGTGCAGCGTATGAAGGAGTTTGAGCGAGAGCGGCGCCTGCTCCAGCGTAAGAAACGGCGGGAACAGAGGGAGGCCAGCGTGGCCAGAGGCCAAGGGCCTGGTGAAGTGGCCCCAGAGATGGCCCTGTAGGGCCCTGCAACTCACTGAGGACCCttcaaagaaataaagctttCAAACCCTTCCCCACGTCTGCATCTGTGCCCTGTGTCTGACTCTTGCTGGAACCCCCAAAGAAGCACACCGAGTCTGGCTGGGTGGGGCAAGCAGATTTTATTGCCGGGGCTGGGAAGCTGTGGCCCCCACTCCTCCCCCAGAACAACACTGAGGTCCAGAGCCTGGCACGGACCTGGCCCTGGCCCCTGGGTGGGCAGGCGGCTCAGAGCAGGAAGGGGATGATGGGGGAGCGCAGGGGTGGGTAGTCACGGAACTCCTTCAAGTAGCTGCGGTGCTTGCCTTTGGCCCAGATGGTCATCTGGGTGAAGCCCACCAGGGAGAAGAGGGCCACTGCAGGCAGAGCAGGGTGTCAGGATTGGGGAGACAGGGCAGCCCAGAGAGGGCACAGCTACAGAGGGGCCAGGGGCTCACCTGGGAGACACTGTGTCATGATGGCAAAGCCGATCCAGGAGCCCACctgtgggtggggggaggtgagATGGGCAGCACTGGCTGCTCCCCAAGGCGTTGCCCACCCCTACCCAGAACAGCCAGCCACCTTCCCCCAACCCTGACAGGAGGGTGATAGGACCACACTCAATGGCAGAGGAGCCTAAGTGAGACAAGGTGGACAAGCGGCCATGTGGGACTCCAGAAGGGAAAGGCCACTCATGCTCCTGATGACCAGTGAAGCCGCCCTTCTCCCCCTCTTCAGGGTTCAAAGGGCTGCAGCAGTATGGGGCCAAGCACCTGCTGCCACGGGCAGCCCCCCCTGCCTGGGACCCCACTCCCAGTAATGGGAGGGCATGGGGCAGCCCCCTACCTCATAGGTATAATTGGGGCAGGACACCAGCAGGAAGAGCCAAGTGAAGGGGTTCTTGGTGGGGTATGGGATCTTCCTGGCCTTGGACCCTGGTGGGCGGGACCAGGAGAGGGTGAAGGCCCCACCCTCCTGACCTCCCCCCCACACCGTGCTCCCCAAGGCAGGTACACACCTGCCGGCCGCAGGTTCCGCAGGGCCATGTGGATGGAGAAGTTACCCAGCTGGCAGATCTGTGAGGGACAGGTCAGGCCCAAGCCCCTACCCCATCACCCCTTACCCCTGCTCATCACCCCACCCCATCTCTTACCACAAAAATGGCCAATGCCAGCTTAACCTGCTGAGCTCCATAGCCTGCCAAGGAAACAGGGGAGGGTCCTGAGAGAAAAGCCCGCCAGAGGGGACGGGGGAAGAGCTGGGCGTGCGCCACTTACTGGGGGGCGTATAGAGCGGGTGGTTGATGTAATAGGCCATCCAAGCGGCGAAGCCCCAGTAGTAGGTACAGTTCTGGAAAGGAGTGGGGCAGACGTGGGGCAGCCGCACTGGtgtgggcggggtgggggtgggggcgtggcGGGGGCGGCTCACCTTGAAGATGTTGCGCAGCGGCATGGTGCCGTGGGAGAAGCGGTGCACGAACAGCGTCTCCAGCAGGCGCTTGATGTAGTGGAATGAGTGGCAGATGCAGGCAAGGCTGGAGGCGAGGGGGCTCCGTGAGGCTCTCCCGGCACCCCTTCCGGCTGCCCACTCACCCACCCGCAGGGCTCCACTCACTGCACCACCGTGTGCCGACTGGACGTGAAGTCGTATTTGCGGCCATAGATGAAGGGCACACGGAAGTAGAAGAGCAGGTAGATGAAAAGGGGCCCCGCGTACTCTGTCAGGAAGACCTACGGGAGGGGAGGGGCGGAGGGGGGCGAGATCAGGCCCCGCCCAGGCTGATCGGtggtggtgggaggtggggtgggggctcacCGTCACCCAGCTGATCTGGGCCCCCAGGTCTCGGAAGTACAGCGTGGCAGTAGTCCCCACAGGCAGCTTCTGCAGGACATCCTCGTCCTTCAGGGACTTGCCCTCTGCAGAGAAGCAGGCAGGGGCTTGGTGCAGCCCGGACCCTGCTCCAGCCctctccccactccacccctcccctccaccccccagccCAGGCACTGCCCACTCACTGGGGTCCAGGCGGAGGGACTGGCGGGCAGGATACCACTGCGGGTCTGCGGGGAGAGCGAGTACCATCacgcccccatccccacccactcCTCACACACCCCGCGCCCCGGAATGCATGGGCACTGCCTCCAGGCCTGCGTGGGCCCAGGTGGCCCCAGGGCACTGGCACGGGGCAGGGGTGTTCCCGCGGCGACCACACGGGGGCGCCGGCCGGGAGGGCGAAACTTGGGTCCCCGCAGCCCCCAGAGGCGCCCACCCCGAGGCCCGGTCCTGGACTTACGGGACTTGGTGAAAAGGTTCTTGATCTCGGCAATGGTGGCATGGGGCTCCACCTGGGGGAAGCACAGGCCGTGGGGACATGGGGGAGGGGGGGACCTGGGCAGCTGCTAGTGGGGTGAAGGAGGGggtttggggaggggagggggaatcCATGTCCCTCTCCACATGGTCAGCGCCAGGGCAGGGACAGCCCAGGGCCCTGCCAAAAAATGGGGACAGCCACGGGCCAGGGGTTGCAGGCTTAAGCCTGAGCAGCTCGCATTCCCTGCCCAGCAGGGGGAGGGTCTGAGCAAGGGAAGCCGGGCCTGCCACCCACCAGGCCTCACTCCTCTCCACCCCCAGCTGCAGGCCCCCACAACGAAGGCCCTCAGCCCCATCCAGACGCCCCCAGGACATGCCCGATTTGGCCCACGTACTGGAAGGGGTGCCCAGCCAGGCCCTGCCCCCCGCACGGCAGCCGGCCGCCGCCCTACCTTATCCAGGAAGCACAGCTTCTCCCGCGTCTTTGCGTCCAGAATCTCCACCTCAAAGAAGAGAACAGCCTTTTTAGGTTTCTTGGCCGTCTTGGGGGGCACGGGTCCGGGGAGGCTGTTGAGGCCCAGAACGAGTCCCGGGCTGGCATCCCGGGCCACCACGTTCATGTCCATGCCGCCCGCTGCGCTCTGCGCCCCAAGGCCAGTGGCCCCAGCTACAGGCCCAAGTCAGCCCCCACCACAGACCTCCCCACTCTAGCCGCCCgaggccggggccggggccgatCAAATTCTGCCGCGGTGCTGGAAGGAGGCCCGCCCAGGCACTGGTGCAACCCGCTTCCCTGCCAGATGTAACCCGAGTAGCCCCACCAGAGCCCAGCTAAATATAAAACCGTCCCAGACGGAGCCCCCTCCCCGGAGCCAGGCCACACACCTCCTCTGCAGGGTCCCTGGGGAGCCCCCCCCAGGGCCGGGTCACCCTCAGAAAACATTTGGGTTTAACACCCCAAGAGTCCAGGAGCAGGGAGAGGCCCAGAGCCAGGTATGGGGGTGCTGCCCAGCCTCTACTGCCAgtagagggaagggaaggggaggtgaGAGGCCAGAGGGCagccaggcccccagcacagggcTGGGGCGCTCCCTGGGCTTGGAGAAATCCCAGCTATTTTGAGAATCCGCGAAAGAGCTCCTCTGTTTTCCTGCTGAGCTGCGAGAGACACCCTGGATTATTGTCCTTGCGCATTAGTGTTCCCAGGGAGGTGACAGATTCCGCAGTTATTGGTGCAGAGAACCAGACTCTCAGGCTCTGGGTGTGGATGGTGTCAGAGACAGGAGGTTTCAGGCAAGCGCCCTGCACGAGGCCACCAGAGCACCTGCCCACCCCCTGCTCTCTCCTCCCAGGTCCACCCAGCTCTGGAACGCGCCTGTGTAGGCCCAACCCTGCTCCCCCtctgcaccccccccaaaaagccCAGCGCACACAGCCCCTGGCCCACGGGCTCCCCAATGCCACAGATAAGGGAGAGGCCGCTGAGCCCATCCCCAGCGGGTCAGAAAAGGCACTggttggagaaaagaaaaggaaagagcagaGGCTGCACAGGGGGAGTCCAGCAGTACCCGGGCAGGGTTACAAAGGCGACTGCCAGGGCAAGGGGCTTGACCGGAGTCCACTGAGGACACCCCCAGCCATCTGCCTGGAGTTGGGGGAGACAGATGCACTCACAGCACCCGAGCCTTCCAGGTGAAGGAAACGGTGAAGGAAAGGGCTTCACCGTTAAACCAGAGCTGGGCTTCCCTCACACACGTGCAGGGACACAAGTGAACAAACATGCATGCCAATGTGCAGACATGCATGCATACCCTTGCACACATGCGTTCACACACATGACCACATGTGGGTGACCACGGGGGACCCAGGAGCTGGTGACTCTGGGCACATGTCTTCCCTCGGATCCTCACTCGGGGGTTCAATAACTGCACCTTTTAGGACAGGCCCAGGGGCCCAGGGTGCAGGTCTGCATCCTGGCTGCCCACGGCCAGCAGGCCACTCTGGCACGGGGACTCATCTGCCCAGAGTgacacacccacccaccccagggGACCAGGTGCTGCCACCAACAGCATAGCGGGGAGGAGGCCTGATGTCAACTGTGGGCTCAAATCCCCAGCCACAGGGACAGGGGCTGACACAGGCAGGGTGAGGCTGAGCTGGCACacagagcccccccccccccccaagggaCTTGTGCGAGAGGGCAAGGGCATACTTGGAAAATGCGAGAAAGGGCTGGGAGCACAGGGCCGGGGGAGAGCGCCAGGCCCGCCCATAGCTGCAGGTGTATTAATAGTTGCTGACCCAGGCCCTCGGGGCTGCGGACCTGTGGGACGGCACAGCCTCCACCAGGAGAAGGCGGCTTCTGAGTTCCTGCGGAACCACTCAACAGCTTAAAATACAATGGGCCCCTCTCCCTGCTGGGcagctgctgggggtgggggtggggtgaaatCCTACCCTCTCCCCAGCCAGGGCACCACACCAGGGAAGGCAGGAGGGAAAGTGCAGACGGACAGACGGCCGTCGAGGGCCCAGCTGCAGGGGAAGGAGAAGGTGGCTCACACAGGAGAGAGGAGGCCCGGCCGCCCCACCGAGAGGTAAGCCCAGCCCGCAGGGGGCCACTGCCACACGGTCATTCCGGTCATTCCGAGTAGGAACAGC contains:
- the NDUFB7 gene encoding NADH dehydrogenase [ubiquinone] 1 beta subcomplex subunit 7 gives rise to the protein MGAHLSRRYLGDASVEPDPLKMPSFPPDYGFPGRKERVMVATQQEMNDAQLKLDQRDYCAHYLIRLLKCKRDSFPNFLACKHEQHDWDYCEHLDYVQRMKEFERERRLLQRKKRREQREASVARGQGPGEVAPEMAL
- the TECR gene encoding very-long-chain enoyl-CoA reductase; its protein translation is MKHYEVEILDAKTREKLCFLDKVEPHATIAEIKNLFTKSHPQWYPARQSLRLDPKGKSLKDEDVLQKLPVGTTATLYFRDLGAQISWVTVFLTEYAGPLFIYLLFYFRVPFIYGRKYDFTSSRHTVVHLACICHSFHYIKRLLETLFVHRFSHGTMPLRNIFKNCTYYWGFAAWMAYYINHPLYTPPSYGAQQVKLALAIFVICQLGNFSIHMALRNLRPAGSKARKIPYPTKNPFTWLFLLVSCPNYTYEVGSWIGFAIMTQCLPVALFSLVGFTQMTIWAKGKHRSYLKEFRDYPPLRSPIIPFLL